A genome region from Celeribacter baekdonensis includes the following:
- a CDS encoding MFS transporter, whose translation MPAALIALALGAFGIGVTEFVIMGLLVDVADSLSITIATAGTLISGYALGVVFGAPILTILTARWPHRQVLLLLMGIFILGNLACAVAPTYQTLLAARIVTALTHGTFFGVGSVVAQSLVSRERQASAISIVFTGLTLANVLGVPFGTWLGQHTDWRMTFYAVAAIGVVAAVVMAAVLPRSHAPTEISDWREDLTVLRRGGVLRGLSMTVLGYAGVFTVFTYIAPLLTRTAGLPEAAVSPILLGFGCGLVFGNVLGGRFADRALGPTVLGSLGVLALVLFGFGFAAQGQVSAIVLTIALGAAGFATVAPLQAWVMAQATGAGQALVASFNIAAFNLGNALGAWVGGSLLAAGFSYEDLPFAAAVFPLAALLLGTISLRRDARVPV comes from the coding sequence ATGCCAGCTGCTCTCATCGCTCTCGCCCTCGGTGCCTTTGGCATCGGGGTTACTGAATTCGTCATCATGGGGCTGCTCGTTGACGTTGCGGACAGTCTCTCGATCACCATCGCCACCGCTGGCACGTTGATTTCTGGCTATGCGCTTGGGGTTGTGTTTGGCGCGCCAATTTTGACGATCCTGACCGCGCGCTGGCCGCATCGTCAGGTTCTTTTGCTTTTGATGGGGATTTTCATCCTCGGGAATCTCGCCTGTGCTGTGGCGCCAACCTATCAAACGCTTTTGGCGGCGCGGATTGTCACCGCCTTGACCCATGGCACATTCTTTGGCGTCGGCTCAGTGGTCGCGCAAAGCCTTGTGTCGCGCGAGCGTCAAGCCTCCGCCATTTCCATTGTCTTCACCGGGCTCACCTTGGCCAATGTTTTGGGCGTGCCGTTTGGCACATGGCTTGGGCAACACACTGATTGGCGCATGACCTTTTACGCGGTTGCGGCCATTGGTGTTGTCGCCGCTGTGGTGATGGCGGCGGTGCTGCCGCGCAGCCATGCGCCAACAGAAATCAGCGATTGGCGCGAAGATTTGACCGTCTTGCGCCGGGGGGGCGTGTTGCGCGGATTGTCGATGACCGTGTTGGGTTACGCGGGCGTTTTCACAGTCTTTACCTATATCGCTCCGCTTTTGACACGGACGGCGGGCCTGCCTGAGGCGGCTGTGTCGCCAATCCTTTTGGGCTTTGGCTGTGGCTTGGTGTTTGGCAATGTTCTTGGCGGACGCTTTGCTGACCGGGCGCTTGGGCCAACCGTTCTGGGCAGTTTGGGTGTTTTGGCGCTGGTGCTGTTTGGGTTTGGATTTGCGGCGCAGGGGCAGGTGAGTGCCATTGTGTTGACCATTGCGCTTGGGGCTGCGGGCTTTGCCACGGTCGCCCCGCTGCAAGCCTGGGTCATGGCACAGGCCACCGGCGCGGGCCAAGCCCTTGTGGCCTCCTTCAACATCGCCGCTTTCAATCTGGGCAACGCGCTTGGCGCATGGGTTGGGGGCTCTCTTTTGGCGGCAGGGTTTTCATATGAGGACCTGCCCTTTGCCGCGGCTGTGTTTCCATTGGCCGCGCTTTTGCTCGGCACCATCTCACTGCGCCGCGATGCTCGCGTTCCGGTCTAA
- a CDS encoding LysR family transcriptional regulator: protein MLGDPGRLRALEIFALVVAEGSFSAAARASGLTPSAISKTIARLEERVGAVLVLRSTRALTLTSEGRDLHLRVLEILAALHTAEREAGAGRTPAGPVHITTSASYAQHRLYPILPDLIAKYPQLSITVSQTDHVVDLIEAQADLAIRAGEMPSSALVARTLGASQRLVVAAPAYLARAGMPQCLEDLAGCTLIGFAYRRKSKPWPFALNGEVMDLNADPRLQASDGEGVRHMALSGLGLARLARFTIEDDLKAGRLVEVLPSYNPGDLEPFHAVRLGIGSAVPARIRVLLDYLARYGRVDQPSPRRDDA from the coding sequence ATGCTTGGAGACCCCGGACGGCTTAGGGCCTTGGAAATTTTCGCACTGGTTGTCGCGGAAGGCAGCTTTTCGGCGGCGGCGCGCGCGTCTGGGTTGACGCCGTCTGCGATCTCGAAAACCATTGCCCGGCTCGAAGAACGCGTCGGGGCTGTGCTCGTCCTGCGCTCAACCCGTGCGCTGACCCTGACCAGTGAAGGCCGGGATTTGCATTTACGGGTGCTTGAAATTCTGGCCGCCCTTCACACCGCAGAGCGTGAAGCCGGAGCGGGACGGACCCCAGCCGGGCCGGTGCATATCACCACATCGGCCTCTTATGCCCAACACCGGCTGTATCCGATCCTCCCCGATTTGATCGCCAAATATCCGCAACTCTCCATCACGGTCAGCCAGACTGACCATGTCGTTGATCTGATCGAGGCCCAGGCCGATCTTGCCATCCGCGCCGGGGAGATGCCCTCTTCGGCTCTTGTCGCGCGCACCTTAGGCGCCTCACAGCGGTTGGTCGTTGCCGCCCCCGCCTATCTGGCGCGCGCCGGGATGCCGCAATGTCTGGAAGATTTGGCGGGATGCACACTGATCGGATTTGCCTATCGACGCAAAAGCAAACCCTGGCCTTTTGCGCTCAACGGCGAGGTGATGGACCTCAACGCCGACCCGCGCCTTCAGGCCAGCGATGGCGAAGGGGTGCGGCACATGGCCTTGAGCGGTCTTGGCCTTGCCCGGCTGGCTCGGTTCACCATCGAAGATGACCTGAAAGCCGGTCGTTTGGTCGAGGTTTTGCCAAGTTATAATCCGGGCGATTTGGAGCCATTTCATGCGGTCCGGCTCGGCATCGGCAGTGCCGTACCGGCGCGCATTCGGGTGCTTCTCGA
- a CDS encoding aldo/keto reductase: MDYRQLGQSGLRVPVLSFGAGTFGGTGPLFSNWGQTEVDEARALIDLCLEAGVTLFDTADVYSAGRSESILGAALEGRRDAVLISTKTGLPMGDGPDDWGVSRGRLVRSVEAALTRLRTDRIDILQLHAYDSHTPPEEILTTIDMLVRSGKVIHWGVSNYPGWALMQLLERADQMNVPRPVVHQVYYSLVGRDYEWDLMPLGAHEGVGAMIWSPLGWGRLTGKLRRGGTVPAVSRLHETASMGPPVDDALLYDVLDVLFEIAAETGHSVPQVAINWLTRQPTVSNVIIGARNRAQLEDNLGAVGWSLEPEQCARLTRASERDAAYPAAQYRRQEGFGRLSAPLVTA, encoded by the coding sequence ATGGACTATCGTCAATTGGGCCAATCCGGTCTGCGCGTCCCCGTTCTGAGTTTCGGCGCGGGCACTTTTGGGGGAACCGGCCCGCTGTTTTCCAATTGGGGTCAGACGGAGGTGGATGAGGCGCGCGCATTGATCGACCTGTGTCTCGAAGCGGGGGTGACCCTGTTTGACACGGCGGATGTGTATTCCGCCGGACGGTCCGAAAGCATTCTTGGGGCGGCCCTTGAGGGACGGCGGGATGCGGTTTTGATCTCGACCAAGACGGGCTTGCCGATGGGTGACGGCCCCGACGACTGGGGCGTGTCGCGCGGGCGCCTTGTGCGGTCGGTGGAGGCGGCCTTGACGAGATTGCGCACAGACCGCATCGATATTTTGCAGCTCCACGCCTATGACAGCCACACCCCGCCTGAGGAGATTTTGACCACCATCGACATGTTGGTGCGGTCCGGCAAAGTGATCCATTGGGGGGTTTCAAACTATCCGGGTTGGGCGCTTATGCAGCTTTTGGAGCGGGCCGATCAGATGAACGTGCCGCGCCCTGTGGTGCATCAGGTTTATTACTCTTTGGTGGGACGGGATTATGAATGGGACCTCATGCCGCTTGGCGCGCATGAGGGTGTGGGGGCGATGATTTGGAGTCCGCTTGGATGGGGCCGTTTGACGGGCAAATTGCGCCGTGGAGGTACGGTGCCCGCCGTCAGCCGATTGCATGAAACCGCCTCCATGGGCCCGCCGGTCGATGACGCGTTGCTCTATGACGTGTTGGATGTGCTGTTTGAGATCGCGGCGGAAACCGGGCACAGCGTGCCACAGGTGGCGATCAATTGGCTCACCCGGCAACCCACGGTTTCGAATGTCATCATCGGCGCGCGCAACCGGGCCCAACTTGAGGATAATCTTGGGGCCGTGGGGTGGTCGCTTGAACCAGAACAATGTGCGCGTTTGACCCGCGCTTCGGAACGCGATGCGGCCTATCCGGCGGCGCAATATCGTCGCCAGGAAGGTTTTGGCCGCCTGTCTGCGCCGCTTGTGACGGCTTAG